GAGTGCCACAAACGTTTCCGCGTAAAGCTGCAAAGTATCGATCCCATCCAGCAACCGGCCCACGGTCGCTCAGGGAGAAATCACACAGCCGCAAGCCATGACCGCTGTGGGAGGATTCCGGCAGAAGCTTCTCAATTTAGCCTccaatgcatttatttattcatttcgtTTCTAGAAACATCTGAAGGATGTTTGGTGACCGACTCCACTGGCGGAAATTactattttaagatatttttaatgtgtCATTTTAACGCATCTTAGTTTTGCTGAGTAGAAACATCTGTGAAAATGAACTTAAAGCGTACAATGCATCAGGAAaaggcataataataataataataataataataataataataataataataatagcctAAATGCATAGTGctaaaaagtgaattaaaagtAGGCTGGTAGTGCACATGCGCccataattttaattaattaaaaataagaaaatacaacGATAAATCTTAAAAATACTTACATACCAAAAGCCTAATATTAATGaagtaaaagagagagagagtcagaGACAACTCTCCCTGTTTCCTCGTCCAACCTGTGGTGCGTCTCATGAGTCGCCCTGGAGTTCCCATTCAAGCCTCTGCTCCCTGTTCGTCCACACTACTTGCTTTTATACACATATATAATTAATATTGCATCGTCATTACTTAATAATTTCAGTCCCAACGCATGAGACAACCCGGTAACACGAGGGCATTCATAATTGAAGGTGCGCTAATTAGAGAGGAAGGGGCCAGGACGCGCACTTGTCGCTCCACGGTGTGAGAATCACTGTGAAAATCAAGGGCCCTCCCTGTGTTTATTTGTTCTGCTTGTATCATATACGACAAATGCATATTTAATGCCAGCAGAGTTCTAGGGTCTATAAATAATAGAGCCCCTAAAAACAAccctcattttttttcttacactgtaaacatttttttgttatatcCACTGAAAAAAGTGGAATATTCACCAAAGTTCATTTCTCTTGAAGTAATGCCCAGTAGCTACGTCACCATACAATTAAAATACTCACAGTTCAACACTGTATCGTTTTTACATCGGCTCATCTTGCTGTAGCTTTATACTACAGTCACGGTGATGGTGATTTAAAGAACAGTTACCATGCAGACACTGCATcgtaaaatgaaaaaggttaCTGATCTTAGCTTAGAGGGAacatttttgattgattttaagtttttattctttttttttttttacgtaagCACTAGTTAAACTTCGACAGGGATTACAAAAATCACTTACAGCAGCTTGTATTCTATTTATTCAACAGTAGGTCTGTAAATTATAGatttttacaggaaaacattACTCTTGTGTTAAGTGTTAAGtacttcaatattttatttagataattACAATACGTTATATATAATCcataatttttttcctcttcttttcagTGGCTATTTTGGTGGGTTTACATATTCAGACGGAAAAAATGAAGGTTATGCATCTTTTTTaggctgtatttttatttcagctgctcTTTCCTAAAATGTCCTCTGACAGGTAAAGTCACTGAGCtctgctgttattttaaaaataaacaatttgcaATGTATAATCTGCAGCTTATCTAATATGCCTTGTTGGAAGGCCTCGGGCCGCAGCATGAGGTCAAAACAATCCATTCATTTAAGAAAACGAAGATGATAATGATAATAgggagaattttaaaaaataaccaataatttattcagtttgaatttcacactttttttttattccaagtgAAATCAAGagtgaggaaaataaatacttaacaGGTGATAAAAGCCATATAATAAATATCTATACAGCTCACCTGTGATTCTGGAAAACATGTTCACatcaaaatactaaaatatagCAGCAGCCACATTGGTTGTGCTCCCTGTAATGTCGgtgtcatttccatttcttaaTAATTCAAGACGAACAGAGTGTTATAGCTTGTGATGAAGACTCGCTTTTGTGCGTAAATCACGATCACTCACAGTTCACAAAGAGAGCGGCTTCATTCGAAGAATTCAGTGGTTAAAATGTGAAACCATGGAACATTTATATCGTAAAGGCTCCACAGGTGAAGACATGATTGTGTGGGTATTTATGGATATATGAAGTGGAGATCATAGAGTCTGTTTTGCTATTTGTTGTAAAGAGGAAAAAGTCCAGTTGGGCTCCAAAGACAAGAAATGTGAtagttcaaaataaaagtccctTCTCAGCGTGTGCAGACTACATTATCAATAACATcaaaaatccctttaaaagaaacaaatatgcCATCTCAACAGCAGAATCCGGAAAAGTGCAACATTGCCAAGTGACTGACACAAAAATGGGTAAAGTCATTTTTGGAAACGATCCCAGAGATGCTGATAAATCCCTGTTTGTTAGGGCTACTCGGGTTATTATTAATCACTCAATCAAAAATGTAGTAGGCTATTTTATTCATGATGTTGGTGGGAAGAACTCAGTGCACCGCCGAGTACTTCATTCGCTTCTGTTTCTGCCGCTGATTGCAGAACCACACTCGAACCACGTTCTTTTTAAGGTCCAATTTCTCTGCGATGGCCGCGATTTTCTCCGACGAGGGCCGAGGCTGGATGGCGAAGTACGCCTCTAACGAGCGCTTCTCCGGCGCGGCGATGGACGTGCGCTTCCTTTTCCTCTCGCTGCCGTTGAAAAGGTCCGGCTTGCTGCTCTTCTCCCGGTGCGCAGCCTCGGCTTCTTCCAGCCAGGCCTGCAGGACCGGCTTGAGGGCGATCATGTTGTTGTGGGACAGGGTGAGGGACTCGAACCTGCAGATAGTGCTCTGGCTGAGCGACCCCACGCCTGGGATCTTGAGGTTGGCCAATGCTGCGCCGACGTCCGCCTGGGTCACTCCGAGCTTAATCCTGCGCTGCTTGAAGCGCTCCGCGAACGCTTCCAACTCCCGTGGATCGGACTCCACGTCGCTGACGCAGGCCATGCCTCCGTGCACAGACAGGGAGTGAGGATGGGCCATGGTGGCCATCGCCTGATGCAGCTGTCCCATGGTCTGCAGGTGGTGGTGCGGGTGCTGGTGGTGGTGTGAGGTCGCAGTCATCCCTGGGGGCTCTGGAGCACCCATCCCGGTCACTGCCAGGCTGGTGGAAAGGTGATCCAGGAGGTCCCCAGCCTCCAGGGTCTGTCCCaggtggtggtgatggtggtggtggtgggagatgggcacggtggtggaggaggaagaggaggctgaGGTGCAGGGGACACTGCTCATGGTATGGTAAGTCACGTCTGGTTTGAACGGGTGGCTCTTGCCTTGAGAGACAATGCTGTCAGCAGCCGCCAGAGCTTCAGCCCGTGCCAGCAGGCTCTCATCAAAGCCTCCGAATATATTGCCCTGCAGCTGCAAGCAAGAGTGCGCATACTGGAGTCAGTGGGGAATTCTGTCAGGCAGCTCTCAGgatctaaaaaacattttccaaaggCAAGCAGCGCCGAGGAGAGGAGAGAACCCCTCCTCAAAGCGCAGGTCATAAAAATTAATATGAAAGCAAGAGCATTGCTTGAATAGACATGTGGATGAAAGGG
This region of Xiphophorus hellerii strain 12219 chromosome 11, Xiphophorus_hellerii-4.1, whole genome shotgun sequence genomic DNA includes:
- the pou4f3 gene encoding POU domain, class 4, transcription factor 3, whose product is MTMMTMNGKQHFSMHPALHEPKYPGLHSGSEGMRRVCLPAPQLQGNIFGGFDESLLARAEALAAADSIVSQGKSHPFKPDVTYHTMSSVPCTSASSSSSTTVPISHHHHHHHHLGQTLEAGDLLDHLSTSLAVTGMGAPEPPGMTATSHHHQHPHHHLQTMGQLHQAMATMAHPHSLSVHGGMACVSDVESDPRELEAFAERFKQRRIKLGVTQADVGAALANLKIPGVGSLSQSTICRFESLTLSHNNMIALKPVLQAWLEEAEAAHREKSSKPDLFNGSERKRKRTSIAAPEKRSLEAYFAIQPRPSSEKIAAIAEKLDLKKNVVRVWFCNQRQKQKRMKYSAVH